CTGTTCAGGCCAGTCGCGTACCGGTAGCGGGATCGAACATATGCAGACGATCAAGCGCGAGCTCGAAATGCATGAGCTCGCCTGCCTTCGGTAGCGAACGTGGCGGCACCCGAGACACCAGCGTCTGCTCACCGTGTCGCAGGTTTAGAAAGATTTCGTTGCCCACGGGTTCGGTCACTTCGAGCGTGGCGTTGAGTGTCGCGTTCGCTTCGCCGGTGGGGCGCAGGTCTTCGGGGCGCACACCGAGCACGATCTCGCGGTCGATCCAGGGCAACAGTTCAGGTGACTGGCTTTCCAGCGCGCCAAGTCGCACGTCACCTTGCGCCGTCTCCAGGTACCAGCCATCGCCATGGCGCAGCGGGCCACGCAGCAGGTTCATGCCCGGCGAGCCGAGGAAGCCTGCCACGAACAGGTTGGCCGGCTTTTCGTACAGCGCCATCGGCGTGTCGATCTGCTGGATCTGTCCGCCGTTGAGCACCACGATGCGCTGGCCCAGCGTCATGGCTTCGACCTGGTCGTGGGTCACGTAGATCATGGTGGCGCCGAGCTGGCGGTGCAGTCGTGCGATCTCCACGCGCATCGACAGGCGCAGCTTGGCGTCAAGGTTGGAGAGGGGTTCGTCGAGCAGGAACACCTTGGGTTCGCGCACCAGGGCCCGGCCCAGGGCGACGCGCTGGCGCTGGCCGCCGGAGAGGGCGGCGGGCAGGGAATCCAGGCGATGCTCCAGCTCCAGCTGCTTTGCCGCTTCGGCAATGCGCTGGTCGATCTCGGCCTTCGACTTGCCGCGCAGGCGTAGCCCGAAGGCGAGGTTTTCCGCCACGGTCATGTGCGGGTAGAGCGCGTAGTTCTGGAACACCATGGCGATGTCGCGATCTTTCGGCGACACCTCGTTCACCACGCGGTCGCCGATGCTCAGCGTGCCGGAGGAGATGGTTTCCAGGCCGGCGATCATGCGCAGCAGGGTGGTCTTGCCGCAG
The nucleotide sequence above comes from Dyella telluris. Encoded proteins:
- a CDS encoding ABC transporter ATP-binding protein, producing the protein MARVSLDRVSKVYPNGHVGVAEATFEIADGELLVLVGPSGCGKTTLLRMIAGLETISSGTLSIGDRVVNEVSPKDRDIAMVFQNYALYPHMTVAENLAFGLRLRGKSKAEIDQRIAEAAKQLELEHRLDSLPAALSGGQRQRVALGRALVREPKVFLLDEPLSNLDAKLRLSMRVEIARLHRQLGATMIYVTHDQVEAMTLGQRIVVLNGGQIQQIDTPMALYEKPANLFVAGFLGSPGMNLLRGPLRHGDGWYLETAQGDVRLGALESQSPELLPWIDREIVLGVRPEDLRPTGEANATLNATLEVTEPVGNEIFLNLRHGEQTLVSRVPPRSLPKAGELMHFELALDRLHMFDPATGTRLA